GTAGGAGGTGTAATGGTGTTGCCGGTTGATGAAGGCGAAAACCAACGGATGCTTCGATTGACCAAATTGCAAGATGGTTCTCTTCAGGAAGAAGCTTTTGAAGAATTCTCTTTCGTACCAATGCTGACAGGTAAGAATAGATAACAATGATCATTGTAGCATATTGAATCATCAAGAGAAGATTTGCTAAAATAAAAAATGTCCAATATCACTTCGATATTGGACATTTTTTATTTCAGGGTTTATCTGTTCTTACTGCTGCATCATATCCATTCCACCACCTTGATCAGCTTTGGTGTTTTTGCGCTTGAATAAAGCGGCATCAAACTTGCCGAAGCGGTAGTTGAAGTTCAGGCGTAAAACCTGAGGATCTCTTCTACGCTGACTGGTTTGCTGGAAGAAATTACTTTCACTGTAAGACTCGAATAATTGAGTACGGAAAATATCATTCATGCTGAGTGTAACAGAACCGCTTTGTCCGTTTTTCCAGGTCCACTCTTTACGGATCGCTAAATCAAATCCGTAACGAGGCAGGTTGAAACCTTGAGCAGTTCCTTGCATACCACCGCCCCACATCATACCACCACCCATTCCACCACCGCCACGGCCACCACCACCGGTTCCCGGAGGTAATACGGTTTTCGCTTGATAGTCGCCACTGAACTGAATAGACCATCCTTTAGAAACTTTGAATGCACTGTTCATTTTGGCAAACCAGCTCACTCTAGCATCATTGCTGATGTTTTGACCAGGAATTGTTGCATTGATCTTAGCACTGAACAGATTCGCACTTAATGTTAAATCCCACCACTTGGTCACCGGCATTTTATTGCTCAGTTCCAATCCATAAATGATGCTGTTATCCGCATTGATGAATGAGTTATAGAATACCAGATTGGTATCAGCCGGATTCAGTTCATTTTTACCGGTATAAGAATATCGAGTGATCAGGTTTGTGCTGTATTTAAAGAAACCTGTTACCAGAAAATTCGCACCACGCTTATATGCGTTGTTGTATGACAGCTCAAATGAGTTGGTGAATTCAGGTTTTAATCCGGCGTTACCAACACTGATATTCTGAGGATCAGAGAAATCAGGGAAAGGCATTAACTGGAAGAAATTAGGTCTGTTAACACGACGTGAGTAGTTAAACTGAAGGTCTTGCTTATCATTAACCTTGTAAGTGATAAACGCACTTGGGAACAAACTCAAAGGAAAATCTACTTTGAATTGAGCAGAATCTGCTCCGGTTGTTTTCAATAAGGTACCGGTATAGTTAGAACTTTCAGCACGCAAACCTAACTGGTAACTGAATTTTTTCACTTTAAAGCTGTATGATACATACGCGGCATATACTGCGTCATTGAATTTATAACGATTGCTGATCGAAGGAATCAATGTGTATTTGTTCGTATTATAATCATATCTGAACTGATTGCTGGTATTTCCGAAATCACGGATAGCAGCACGACCACCCAATTCCAGTTTGGTGCTTTCTGTCAATGGGTTCTCATAATCTGTTTGGAAAGTGTAGAACTTATTGGTACCATCACCCAATGTCTGCTGTAATAAAGCAGGGAACTTGATACTGTTATCAGTTCTAAAAGTACTTGTGTTCACAAACGAATTATTGTCGTTTTTGCTTGAGTTAAAATTTACATCAGCAGAGATATTCTCACCACTGCGTGTGAAGTTGTGTTTGTAACTCAGTTGTGTTCCAAAGTTTTGGAAATTGCTACGGCTATTGTTGATGATGTCATTGTAAGAAGTGTATACACCTCCAACAGTTGAATCAGCTCTTTGTGTATTTGTGTTATCAAATTGCCCTCTGTTGTAGTTGGCAGCTATTGAAATGGTATTTCTGTTATCTACAAGAAAATCCAAACCACCTCTGAAGAAACCAAAGAAACCGGTACTAATACCCTTACCTACGATATACAAGCTACTAGGTGTAGCGAACAGATTATCTC
Above is a genomic segment from Sediminibacterium sp. KACHI17 containing:
- a CDS encoding outer membrane beta-barrel family protein → MSKLFTFFAFIFVTFSAAAQFPGARMGGAGGPANLNVGHFYGKIVDSKTNKGIEGVTVQITGNKFDTVAKKMVEAVLNTQITRANGDFSFENLPIFGNFKLKFSALGYANLVQTVTFGIKMPARGESPNFQQMAGMTDKDLGNIKMEADATDLGNVTVTSSAKPQFEMGIDRKIFNVDKNLVSAGQTATEIMKNIPALNVDVDGNVTLRNAAPTIFIDGRPTTITLDQLPADIIDKVELITNPSAKFDASGGNAGILNIVLKKNKKVGYNGGIRSGVDSRGRINLGGDINIRQNKINAFLSGTYNQRKSITNTMNDRDNLFATPSSLYIVGKGISTGFFGFFRGGLDFLVDNRNTISIAANYNRGQFDNTNTQRADSTVGGVYTSYNDIINNSRSNFQNFGTQLSYKHNFTRSGENISADVNFNSSKNDNNSFVNTSTFRTDNSIKFPALLQQTLGDGTNKFYTFQTDYENPLTESTKLELGGRAAIRDFGNTSNQFRYDYNTNKYTLIPSISNRYKFNDAVYAAYVSYSFKVKKFSYQLGLRAESSNYTGTLLKTTGADSAQFKVDFPLSLFPSAFITYKVNDKQDLQFNYSRRVNRPNFFQLMPFPDFSDPQNISVGNAGLKPEFTNSFELSYNNAYKRGANFLVTGFFKYSTNLITRYSYTGKNELNPADTNLVFYNSFINADNSIIYGLELSNKMPVTKWWDLTLSANLFSAKINATIPGQNISNDARVSWFAKMNSAFKVSKGWSIQFSGDYQAKTVLPPGTGGGGRGGGGMGGGMMWGGGMQGTAQGFNLPRYGFDLAIRKEWTWKNGQSGSVTLSMNDIFRTQLFESYSESNFFQQTSQRRRDPQVLRLNFNYRFGKFDAALFKRKNTKADQGGGMDMMQQ